DNA from Candidatus Poribacteria bacterium:
GAACTGCGCGGCGACCGTCGAATCAATCTTGAGTGAATCCCCCGATATCGTGGTCGTGGCAACCGGTGCCCGTCCATTAACCCCGGATGTCCCTGGGATTGAAAACGCAATAGATGCGTGGTCTGTCTTGAACGGCGATATGCCGACAGGTGAGCGTATAGCAGTGATTGATGAGGAGTACGGCTTCCAAGGACCCAGTGCTGCGGAGTTACTGCTCGATGCAGGGAAGTCTGTGGAGATCATCACAAGCATGGAAGCAATCTGCACACTGCTCGGCGCAACAACGCGCCCACCGGTATATCAACGTCTATTCGGAAAAGGAATCGTTATCCATCCGCACCTGCATGTTCGCGCGATCGAGGACGATACCTTCATCACGGAAAACGCTTGGACTGAGGCGAGGGGTGAACTGAACGGTTACGACGCTGTGGTCTATGCGTTTGGTGGGCAAGCGGTCGACGAGCTATCTCAGTCGTTCCCGGACGAGGTGACGTGCTTTGTCGTCGGCGATGCCTTTGCGCCCCGTACGCTCCAACATGCGATTATGGAAGGGCATACTTTCGCACGGAAGATTTGACGGTCTAACGGGGCTACGCTCATCTGCCTGATTGCAAATTTCTGGATTAAGGATAATTATACAAATTATCCTGTTCAAGAGGAGGTTCTTGGGCGGGTTCTTGATTCGCCTGAAACTCACGCAGAATACAGTTCACAATCTCTTCGCTATATGCCTGTGCGTTAATACGATTCTGGTTGGCTTCCCACGTCATTCGAGCCGCTGCCTCAAAATATTCGGAATGCCTGTAGGCGTCTAGAATATCAACCCCGCGGGAAAATGTGCCGTGTCCGACCCAATAAATGATATGGCGCATTTCGTGACGTTGATTTGGCGGGAGGTCTTCGCCCTTAAAGAGACGCAGGCTTTCGTAAGAGAGTTCAGGGATGCCCGGCGCTCGTTCTTGTACAAAACCGATTCCGCCGGATTTATCATACATAATCGGGGTTTCTGGTTCATACCCTCGCAGGAAGTCATAAAATCGTGATGCCTCCCCGTGTTCACTGCGCGAGATTAAGTTCAGGAACTTCGGTTGTAGATGTACCAACGCTCTGAAACCATCTGCTTCGAGTTGTTCAAAAATTAGCATATAGTGAAACATCTCACTCGTCGGTTTCGGAGGTTTCGTCTGACTTTCGTCGAGCGCAGAGAGCGAAGGCGTACCGAAACGCATACGATAATGCACTCCATCATTTTCCACTTCAACGATTGTCAAGTTGAGTGCCGGATGTTCCAAAGCGATCATGTCCAACCGTGAGCCGGACTTTGTTAAGAGGACATGCCTGCCCGCTAACCCTCTCACGGTAATTGCCGGGGGCAAAGCGTAACGGGGCGATTCAGCCCGTGGGAGTAGATAGGCTTCATCCACCGCGTCGGACAAGAGGGCGCCCATATTGCCCGCCGAAGCCCAGAGATAGCCGTGCCCATGAGCGTGGCTTCCTACCCAACCCATCTGCCCGATCAAAACGCCCAATTCACTGTCGGAGTCGATTGGGCGTAGGCGGGTTTGATATCCCCGTTCAACCCACTGTCGGTAACGGTAACTCCTCGCGGGAGGCGGCGATAATTCGTTAGTCAAGTAAGGATTTGCTAGCGTTGATCCGGGCATGATAATTCGTTCCTTGTTCTTCGACACTTCTGGGCAAGCACAAGGCCCCGATGGATCCCCGATAAATCGGGACAGGCGAGATTAAGAACCCCCCCTACGTTTATGGC
Protein-coding regions in this window:
- a CDS encoding class II aldolase/adducin family protein, which produces MPGSTLANPYLTNELSPPPARSYRYRQWVERGYQTRLRPIDSDSELGVLIGQMGWVGSHAHGHGYLWASAGNMGALLSDAVDEAYLLPRAESPRYALPPAITVRGLAGRHVLLTKSGSRLDMIALEHPALNLTIVEVENDGVHYRMRFGTPSLSALDESQTKPPKPTSEMFHYMLIFEQLEADGFRALVHLQPKFLNLISRSEHGEASRFYDFLRGYEPETPIMYDKSGGIGFVQERAPGIPELSYESLRLFKGEDLPPNQRHEMRHIIYWVGHGTFSRGVDILDAYRHSEYFEAAARMTWEANQNRINAQAYSEEIVNCILREFQANQEPAQEPPLEQDNLYNYP